The following proteins are encoded in a genomic region of Hemibagrus wyckioides isolate EC202008001 linkage group LG29, SWU_Hwy_1.0, whole genome shotgun sequence:
- the LOC131349361 gene encoding mannosyl-oligosaccharide glucosidase-like isoform X1: protein MTRTTTQDTRKWQPPRVSQVKSNMGRPRKRNVVIDGESHSQKEEKPPVVVRKEKEKKKEKTNVSKIFINISIGLCIFSLVWFFYALYMRSAMARRAVTRHPSPRVLDANSTTAAVSPERFWGSYRPHVYFGMKTRSPRSVVTGLMWMRQFSPKGVELRHTCEQGDKLHSYGWLMHDGINFGMQQIKDSDFTLTTTFVKRLGGEHGGDWTWRIIGKERSSGPNAPVISLMFYVAADTQGSLQAHIENKTRLSHVTGTSEELGEFKITFSKPTGGAASPNKYASYNYLQTQSPGLNQLTDIVKNSLSYRFVFSPSTDQRRPYIAVDTYTPPPQNDNRIQSDFVVHQVTVQVPFQIEVLFESGSFHDRPNQLKGSVLTEELTRLKLSYNEKFEETFSLQAKGFTPDQVRFGKAALSNMLGGMGYFFGQSVVQSNYHDYPIFYPEGALFTAVPSRSFFPRGFLWDEGFHQLLISKWDPQLTREAVAHWLDLMNVEGWIPREQILGDEALSKVPSEFVVQHTENANPPTFFLVLEKILEQLDKPTNAPQLQDALPFLRRLYPRLQTWFDWYNTTQAGPLPNSYRWRGRDKDTNRFLNPKTLTSGLDDYPRASHPSEDERHVDLHCWMVLVSRILTSIARLLGEPHQEYEHTYQTLSNNSLLSELHWSEQLHAFCDYGNHTQAVSLQQEKVFVPPRPMRQQLPVKRLVRSVRKAPKLQYVNALGYVSLFPFLLQVLTPDSQKLEYILKDIRDPARLWTPYGLRSLSRSDPMYMKRNTEHDAPYWRGAIWININYLAVRALHHYSRKQGPYQEKAADLYQELRTNVINNIYKQYQETGYIWEQYSDSTGRGKGSHPFTGWSALIVLIMAEEY from the exons ATGACCAGGACAACTACACAAGATACCCGGAAGTGGCAACCCCCCCGAGTCAG CCAGGTCAAGTCAAATATGGGGAGGCCCAGGAAGAGGAATGTGGTCATTGATGGAGAGTCTCATTCTCAGAAAGAGGAGAAACCACCAGTTGTGGtcaggaaggaaaaggaaaagaaaaaagaaaagacaaacgTGAGCAAGATCTTCATCAACATCTCCATCGGCTTGTGCATTTTCAGCCTCGTCTGGTTCTTCTACGCCCTGTACATGCGCTCGGCCATGGCCAGGAGAGCTGTGACGCGTCATCCTTCACCCCGGGTCTTAGATGCCAACAGCACCACTGCAGCTGTGTCTCCTGAGAGATTCTGGGGCTCGTATCGACCACACGTTTATTTTGGCATGAAAACAAGAAGTCCAAGATCTGTGGTCACAG GCTTGATGTGGATGAGACAGTTCTCTCCCAAGGGCGTTGAGCTGAGGCACACATGTGAGCAGGGGGACAAATTGCATTCCTACGGCTGGCTAATGCACGACGGCATCAACTTTGGCATGCAGCAGATCAAAGACTCCGACTTTACGCTCACCACGACCTTCGTGAAACGTTTGGGAGGAGAACACGGTGGCGACTGGACGTGGAGAATTATCGGCAAGGAACGT AGCTCTGGTCCTAATGCTCCAGTCATCTCACTGATGTTCTACGTGGCTGCAGATACCCAGGGTTCCCTGCAAGCTCACATTGAGAATAAGACACGCTTAAGCCATGTTACAGGCACTTCAGAGGAACTTGGGGAGTTCAAAATCACTTTCAGCAAACCCACCGGTGGAGCAGCATCTCCCAATAAATATGCAag CTATAATTACTTGCAGACACAAAGCCCTGGTCTGAACCAATTAACAGACATTGTGAAAAACAGCCTGAGTTACAGATTTGTTTTCAGTCCATCCACTGATCAAAGAAGGCCTTACATCGCTGTGGATACctacacacctcctccacaaaATGATAATCGCATCCAGAGTGACTTTGTGGTGCACCAGGTTACTGTCCAAGTCCCATTCCAGATTGAGGTTTTATTTGAGTCCGGAAGTTTTCATGACCGGCCCAATCAGCTGAAGGGCTCTGTGCTGACTGAGGAGCTTACGAGGCTGAAATTGTCCTACAATGAGAAGTTTGAAGAGACATTTAGTCTCCAGGCTAAAGGGTTTACTCCAGATCAGGTGAGGTTTGGCAAAGCTGCTTTAAGCAACATGCTTGGTGGTATGGGCTACTTCTTTGGACAATCCGTGGTGCAATCGAATTATCATGATTATCCCATTTTTTACCCTGAGGGTGCCTTGTTCACCGCAGTGCCCTCCCGCTCCTTCTTCCCAAGGGGTTTCCTGTGGGATGAAGGCTTCCACCAGCTTCTCATCAGTAAGTGGGACCCTCAGTTGACACGTGAGGCTGTTGCTCACTGGCTGGATTTGATGAATGTGGAAGGCTGGATCCCACGTGAGCAGATCCTTGGTGATGAGGCACTCAGCAAGGTCCCTTCAGAGTTTGTGGTGCAACACACTGAAAATGCAAATCCACCAACATTCTTTCTTGTCCTGGAGAAGATTTTGGAACAGCTTGATAAACCTACAAATGCACCACAATTGCAAGATGCTCTACCTTTCCTACGAAGATTGTACCCCCGATTGCAGACATGGTTCGACTGGTATAACACCACTCAAGCTGGACCCTTGCCCAACTCCTACCGTTGGCGTGGGAGGGACAAGGACACCAACCGCTTCCTCAACCCTAAGACCTTGACTTCCGGGCTGGATGACTACCCTCGTGCATCACACCCTTCCGAAGATGAAAGGCATGTGGATTTGCATTGTTGGATGGTTCTTGTATCGCGGATCTTAACAAGCATAGCGCGGCTGCTTGGGGAACCCCATCAGGAGTATGAGCACACCTACCAGACCCTCAGCAACAACAGCCTTCTGAGTGAGTTGCACTGGTCTGAACAGCTTCATGCCTTCTGTGACTATGGTAACCACACTCAGGCAGTGTCATTGCAACAAGAAAAGGTTTTTGTGCCACCCAGGCCGATGAGGCAGCAGTTACCAGTAAAACGCCTGGTGCGGTCAGTGCGCAAAGCCCCTAAGCTTCAATATGTGAATGCACTTGGCTACGTTAGTCTGTTTCCATTCTTGCTTCAGGTCCTGACACCCGACTCTCAAAAATTAGAGTACATTCTGAAAGACATTCGGGATCCTGCTCGCTTGTGGACACCCTATGGCTTGCGCTCACTTTCACGTTCAGATCCAATGTATATGAAACGCAACACAGAGCATGATGCCCCCTACTGGCGTGGGGCTATATGGATCAACATCAACTACCTGGCAGTAAGAGCACTGCACCATTACAGCAGGAAACAGGGACCATACCAAGAGAAGGCTGCTGATCTCTATCAAGAGCTCAGGACTAATGTCATCAATAACATTTACAAACAGTACCAGGAAACTGGATATATCTGGGAACAGTACAGTGACAGCACAGGTCGGGGAAAGGGTAGTCACCCCTTCACAGGTTGGTCAGCTCTGATTGTTCTCATCATGGCTGAAGAGTACTGA
- the LOC131349361 gene encoding mannosyl-oligosaccharide glucosidase-like isoform X2, whose product MGRPRKRNVVIDGESHSQKEEKPPVVVRKEKEKKKEKTNVSKIFINISIGLCIFSLVWFFYALYMRSAMARRAVTRHPSPRVLDANSTTAAVSPERFWGSYRPHVYFGMKTRSPRSVVTGLMWMRQFSPKGVELRHTCEQGDKLHSYGWLMHDGINFGMQQIKDSDFTLTTTFVKRLGGEHGGDWTWRIIGKERSSGPNAPVISLMFYVAADTQGSLQAHIENKTRLSHVTGTSEELGEFKITFSKPTGGAASPNKYASYNYLQTQSPGLNQLTDIVKNSLSYRFVFSPSTDQRRPYIAVDTYTPPPQNDNRIQSDFVVHQVTVQVPFQIEVLFESGSFHDRPNQLKGSVLTEELTRLKLSYNEKFEETFSLQAKGFTPDQVRFGKAALSNMLGGMGYFFGQSVVQSNYHDYPIFYPEGALFTAVPSRSFFPRGFLWDEGFHQLLISKWDPQLTREAVAHWLDLMNVEGWIPREQILGDEALSKVPSEFVVQHTENANPPTFFLVLEKILEQLDKPTNAPQLQDALPFLRRLYPRLQTWFDWYNTTQAGPLPNSYRWRGRDKDTNRFLNPKTLTSGLDDYPRASHPSEDERHVDLHCWMVLVSRILTSIARLLGEPHQEYEHTYQTLSNNSLLSELHWSEQLHAFCDYGNHTQAVSLQQEKVFVPPRPMRQQLPVKRLVRSVRKAPKLQYVNALGYVSLFPFLLQVLTPDSQKLEYILKDIRDPARLWTPYGLRSLSRSDPMYMKRNTEHDAPYWRGAIWININYLAVRALHHYSRKQGPYQEKAADLYQELRTNVINNIYKQYQETGYIWEQYSDSTGRGKGSHPFTGWSALIVLIMAEEY is encoded by the exons ATGGGGAGGCCCAGGAAGAGGAATGTGGTCATTGATGGAGAGTCTCATTCTCAGAAAGAGGAGAAACCACCAGTTGTGGtcaggaaggaaaaggaaaagaaaaaagaaaagacaaacgTGAGCAAGATCTTCATCAACATCTCCATCGGCTTGTGCATTTTCAGCCTCGTCTGGTTCTTCTACGCCCTGTACATGCGCTCGGCCATGGCCAGGAGAGCTGTGACGCGTCATCCTTCACCCCGGGTCTTAGATGCCAACAGCACCACTGCAGCTGTGTCTCCTGAGAGATTCTGGGGCTCGTATCGACCACACGTTTATTTTGGCATGAAAACAAGAAGTCCAAGATCTGTGGTCACAG GCTTGATGTGGATGAGACAGTTCTCTCCCAAGGGCGTTGAGCTGAGGCACACATGTGAGCAGGGGGACAAATTGCATTCCTACGGCTGGCTAATGCACGACGGCATCAACTTTGGCATGCAGCAGATCAAAGACTCCGACTTTACGCTCACCACGACCTTCGTGAAACGTTTGGGAGGAGAACACGGTGGCGACTGGACGTGGAGAATTATCGGCAAGGAACGT AGCTCTGGTCCTAATGCTCCAGTCATCTCACTGATGTTCTACGTGGCTGCAGATACCCAGGGTTCCCTGCAAGCTCACATTGAGAATAAGACACGCTTAAGCCATGTTACAGGCACTTCAGAGGAACTTGGGGAGTTCAAAATCACTTTCAGCAAACCCACCGGTGGAGCAGCATCTCCCAATAAATATGCAag CTATAATTACTTGCAGACACAAAGCCCTGGTCTGAACCAATTAACAGACATTGTGAAAAACAGCCTGAGTTACAGATTTGTTTTCAGTCCATCCACTGATCAAAGAAGGCCTTACATCGCTGTGGATACctacacacctcctccacaaaATGATAATCGCATCCAGAGTGACTTTGTGGTGCACCAGGTTACTGTCCAAGTCCCATTCCAGATTGAGGTTTTATTTGAGTCCGGAAGTTTTCATGACCGGCCCAATCAGCTGAAGGGCTCTGTGCTGACTGAGGAGCTTACGAGGCTGAAATTGTCCTACAATGAGAAGTTTGAAGAGACATTTAGTCTCCAGGCTAAAGGGTTTACTCCAGATCAGGTGAGGTTTGGCAAAGCTGCTTTAAGCAACATGCTTGGTGGTATGGGCTACTTCTTTGGACAATCCGTGGTGCAATCGAATTATCATGATTATCCCATTTTTTACCCTGAGGGTGCCTTGTTCACCGCAGTGCCCTCCCGCTCCTTCTTCCCAAGGGGTTTCCTGTGGGATGAAGGCTTCCACCAGCTTCTCATCAGTAAGTGGGACCCTCAGTTGACACGTGAGGCTGTTGCTCACTGGCTGGATTTGATGAATGTGGAAGGCTGGATCCCACGTGAGCAGATCCTTGGTGATGAGGCACTCAGCAAGGTCCCTTCAGAGTTTGTGGTGCAACACACTGAAAATGCAAATCCACCAACATTCTTTCTTGTCCTGGAGAAGATTTTGGAACAGCTTGATAAACCTACAAATGCACCACAATTGCAAGATGCTCTACCTTTCCTACGAAGATTGTACCCCCGATTGCAGACATGGTTCGACTGGTATAACACCACTCAAGCTGGACCCTTGCCCAACTCCTACCGTTGGCGTGGGAGGGACAAGGACACCAACCGCTTCCTCAACCCTAAGACCTTGACTTCCGGGCTGGATGACTACCCTCGTGCATCACACCCTTCCGAAGATGAAAGGCATGTGGATTTGCATTGTTGGATGGTTCTTGTATCGCGGATCTTAACAAGCATAGCGCGGCTGCTTGGGGAACCCCATCAGGAGTATGAGCACACCTACCAGACCCTCAGCAACAACAGCCTTCTGAGTGAGTTGCACTGGTCTGAACAGCTTCATGCCTTCTGTGACTATGGTAACCACACTCAGGCAGTGTCATTGCAACAAGAAAAGGTTTTTGTGCCACCCAGGCCGATGAGGCAGCAGTTACCAGTAAAACGCCTGGTGCGGTCAGTGCGCAAAGCCCCTAAGCTTCAATATGTGAATGCACTTGGCTACGTTAGTCTGTTTCCATTCTTGCTTCAGGTCCTGACACCCGACTCTCAAAAATTAGAGTACATTCTGAAAGACATTCGGGATCCTGCTCGCTTGTGGACACCCTATGGCTTGCGCTCACTTTCACGTTCAGATCCAATGTATATGAAACGCAACACAGAGCATGATGCCCCCTACTGGCGTGGGGCTATATGGATCAACATCAACTACCTGGCAGTAAGAGCACTGCACCATTACAGCAGGAAACAGGGACCATACCAAGAGAAGGCTGCTGATCTCTATCAAGAGCTCAGGACTAATGTCATCAATAACATTTACAAACAGTACCAGGAAACTGGATATATCTGGGAACAGTACAGTGACAGCACAGGTCGGGGAAAGGGTAGTCACCCCTTCACAGGTTGGTCAGCTCTGATTGTTCTCATCATGGCTGAAGAGTACTGA